Below is a genomic region from Salmo salar chromosome ssa11, Ssal_v3.1, whole genome shotgun sequence.
agtctcagttgaatgcccagtcttgaaacctgactgattaggatcaagaaggtcattctgagagagatagcaggagagctggccaaggacggcacgttcaagagttttggagagaaaagaaagaagggatactggtctgtagttgttgacatcggagggatcgagtgtaggttaatgactcaaacctaagtttatgtaaacttccgacttcaactgtgtattttTTTTGCAAACTTGGAAATGAAACAGTAACAATTTAAATATTTCAAAATAAGCGGAGAGGAGACCTGAATGAGCGATTCTACTCCATGCGCACTAGTGCCCCCTCAGTACATACATTTTCTATATTTTCAGAGGGTCAGCCGGTGAAGAGGAAGAAGGGTCCAGCCCCCAAGATGCTGGGGAACGAGGTGTGCAGCGTGTGCGGGGACAAGGCCTCAGGCTTCCACTACAACGTGCTGAGCTGCGAGGGCTGCAAGGGCTTCTTCCGCCGCAGCGTCATCAAGAGCGCCCAGTACTCGTGCAAGAACAACGGCCGCTGTGAGATGGACATGTACATGCGCCGCAAGTGCCAGCAGTGCCGGCTGCGCAAGTGCCGCGAGGCGGGCATGCTGGAGCAATGTGAGTTGTCTCTGAGCTACAGTTCCCTGTGGCAGCCATCTTtcttttacatgtattttttttatatacccCTTTATCTTCCAAAACACCTGTGCTTAAAAAATACGTTTTTTTACCTTGGATATGTAGGGGTTGTGCTAAAAAACAGAAGATGTACTAATATTAAATGTAGAGATGGCTTGGCAAGGGCTCTATAAAAAGCTGTAGTACATCATTGAAATTGACCTCCCAAACTATGGTAGTATGTCTTTTTCCTACTTTTCATTGCTTTGCTGATTTTATGTGTTCCTCCTGGCGTTCCCAGGCGTTCTCTCAGAGGAGCAGATCCGAGTGAAGAAAATGAAGAAGAACGAGGAAGAGACTGCACGCACGTCTACCGTGGTGACCCCCACCCCGGTGCCGGAGGTGGTCCCGCTGGCGCCCGAGCAGCTGGAGATGATCGAGAAGCTGGTGGCCATGCAGAAGCAGTGCAACAAGCGCTCGTTCATCGACCGGCCCAAAGTCACGGTGATTGTCTCTGAGTGTCCCAATCCTTTTGATGCCACAGGGCAAACTACTAACATATGGCATGCTAGATATCTTAAACAGTTTCTTGTTTCGCAGTTGCACGAATGTAGGGATTGGTATGACATCTTGATATAGAGGTGGAATACAACGTTTCTGCATTCCACAACACCTCTGCATGTTCAAAGACATGTTTGCCAAGAATACTGCACAAAATATTGTTACTGTTGAATTTTGGGCAAATGAACTGTTTGTCATCTAGCCAATTTTTGGTAGGTCTGCAGCTCTGAGCACATGGTGAAATCTCTGCATTGTATTAGGtgttcattttttttattgaataatTTGTTAATTTATTCATCTATTGAAGTCTGTCTCCATCTAATTTCCAGCCGTGGCCCCAGAGTCAGGACCCCCAGAACAGGGAGGTGCGGCAGCAGCGCTTTGCCCACTTCACCGAGCTGGCCATCATGTCGGTCCAGGAGATAGTGGACTTTGCCAAGCAGTTGCCTGGCTTCCTAGAGCTCACCAGAGAGGACCAGATTGCCCTGCTGAAGACCTCAACCATTGAGGTGAGTCATGGTTTTCCTAGTGTATTACTCTCTCCTCACCGTTTACCTTCTTTCCCCTCATATTCTCAGACAGGTTTGTTAAAGTGGTAAATACAGTAATAAGAAATGCTGGCTTGATATTGTCTTTTGCCTATTTTAAACACTCTTTCacctatttaaaaaaataaaataaacacttcTAGTCAAGaccactggggggggggggggggaatcatgTCTGGCTCTATATCATTATGTTGGTTTTCAGGATCACATGTCTCAATATCTCAAGTAGATTATCTACTTTGGAGGATGTCTCTCACTTGATCCCCAGTCACTGATGTGCCTTGTCTTTCTGCAGATCATGCTGCTGGAAACATCGCGGAGATATAACCCTGCCATTGAGAGCATCACGTTCCTGAAGGACTTCAGTTATAACAAGGAGGATTTTGCCAAAGCAGGTACAGCATCTTTCCTTTTGTCTGAGATGTTCACGATTCACATTCAAACTGCAATCAGTCAAAAACAAGCTGCTTGCCTTCAACTCCCTCCTGTTCTGTACCCCATACTCCAGGGTCTCCCACCCTTTTTTCCTCAGGGCCCTGTTTTTTAACAAAGTCATTTGTTGTTTTTGAAGCTCATTCCATGTAGTTTAACAAGATTCATGACATATTTTAGGTAGGCTATTTGACGATGATAATAATGGATAAGGAAAATGAAGTTTATACCCAATTTCCCCAAATGTTTTATTACTATAATTTATTTGAACCCTCAATTTATTTATAAATATTCTTTTACAAAAAAGTGAATAGATTAATTGAAAgcgacagtcacacacacaagatTACTAATCAAGCAAGGTCCAATTTCTTTGACTCCACTTTAGGTTGTAGCTCAGCTTCTGAATGTCATGAAGACAAACCAAAGATATTCCTGTGTGCTTCAGTTGCGTCTTCCTCTATTTTACAGCTTTTAAAAAAAAgattatacagtactagtcaaaagttgacacctactcattcaagggtttttccatCTGAttcatcactctcctccttggtcaaatagctcttacacaggctggaggtgtgttgggtcattgtcctcttgaaaaacaaatgcgcaaaccagatgggatggcatatcgctgcagcgtgctgtggtagccatgctggttaagtgtgccttgaattcaaaataaatcagtgtcaccagcaaagaaccATCACACCACACCccgtccatgcttcacggtgggaaatacacatgcggagatcatccgttaacctactctggagccaaaaatctcacatttggactcatcagaccaaaggacagatttccaccggtctaatgtccattgcttgtgtttcttggcccaagcaagtctcttcttcttattgggtcctttagtagtggtttctttgcagcaatttgaccatgaaggcctgattcacgcagtctcctctaaacagttgatgttgagatgtctgttacttgaattctgaagcatttatttgggctgcaatttctgaggctggtaactccaatgaacttatcctctgcagcaaaggtaactctgggtcttcctttactgtggcggtcctcatgagacccagtttcatcatagtgcttgatggtttttgcgactgcacttgaagaaactaacaaagttcttgaaatgttctgcattgactgaccttcatgtcttgatgtactgtcgtttctctttgcttatttgagctgttctttccataatatggactttaccaaatagggcatcttctgtataccacccctaccttgtcacaacacagctgattggctcaaatgcattaagaaggaaaagaAATTCCTCAAATGACTAACTTAACAAGGcgcacctgttatttgaaatgcattccaggtgactacctcatgaagctggttgagagaatgccaagaatgtacaaagctgtcaaaggcaaagggtggctacattgaaaaatttcaaacatttaaaaaaatgttttgcttactacatgagtccatgtgttatttcatagtttgtctacactattattctacaatgtagaaaataaataaaaaccctggaataagtaagtgtcaacttttgactggtactgtgtgtgttttatttataCATACATGCTGGATGTGTATATTCGCGCCAAAGTTTCATTGAGTGGGTGCGGGACTTTCCTTTACTTCACACCCCTGAAGTCAAGGAAGGTCCCGCACTCACTCAATGAAACTTTGGCGCAACCCCTAGATAGGGAACCCCTGCCATACTCTATGGAGACATTGACCTCTTATCCTTAACCCATATTTGTATCCCTCTGTCTGGATTTCCCTCTCGCGCTCTCATCCCCTCAGGGCTGCAGTTGGAGTTTATTAACCCCATCTTTGAGTTCTCCAAGGGCATGAACGACCTGCACCTGGACGAGGCGGAGTACGCTCTGCTCATTGCCATCAACATCTTCTCTGCAGGTCAGAGGTCAAGTGGTATGCTAGTGTGGAACATAGCCCATATGCAAGGTACCTTTATTACGAAGGTCTGGACATCAACGTAATCGTTAGGGATTCACTGATGTGGATATTCTGGGGGGATACCAATATTAAATATTTCCTTTGCAATATCGATTTTTAAGCTATTATCGGCCTATACCAATATGGTCACTGACATATTGTGCATCCCTAGTAATCATATGAGGAAGCTtccaaaaacaaacatttatgggAACAGCGTCGTTTTCCAAAATTCTACAGGGTTTGCAGTGAAAATATGAATTTAAGTAAAGGTGGCTGTAGATATTTTGAAAAACTTTTCAGTAAAtggaatgacagtaaaacagttaatgatacggtgccttcagaaagtattcctaccCCTTGACCTATTTAaaattgttacagcctgaattcaaaatggactgAATAGAtcatttttctcacccatctacacataacactgaatattcctgagtggcctagttacagatttgacttaaatctatggcaaaacttgaaaatggctgtctagcaatgatcaacaaccaacttgacagagcttttaatgacagtgaaaatgtttgtagaaattgttgcaaatgtattgaattaAATACaggaatatctcatttacatgaatattcacacccctgagttagTAATACCttcggcagcaattacagctgagtctttctgggtaagtctgagctttgcacacctggattgtgcaaatatttgcacattcttaaaaaaattcTTAAAGCTTTGTCAAGTtgattgatcattgctagacagccatttcaagtgttgccatagatttttaagtcaaatctgtaactaggccactcaggaatattcagtgtcatcttggtaagcaactccaggttATATTTCGCCTTGtgtttattgtcctgctgaaaggccaAAATATATCACTAGCGGCCATAAAGACTTTCATTCGGCTAGTGAAAAAGGCTGATCTTTGACTTAAATCCACACATTAAGTCAAAGATCAGCCTTTCCACTGTCTGTTGGAAAAAAgacgaaccaggttttcctcttggattttACTTGTGCTAAACTCTTTCTTTTTATGCCCACAAAATTCCTAgttcttgctgatgacaagcatacagttgaagtcggaggtttacataaaccttagccaaatacatttaatcctagtaaaaattccgtcttaggtcagttaggatcaccacttattttaagaatgtgaaatgtcaataatagtagagggaatgatttatttcagcttttatttctttcatcacattcccagtgggtcagaagtttacatgcactcaattagtatttggtagcattgcctttaaattgtttaactttggtcgaACGTTtcagttagccttccacaagcttcccacaataagttgggtgtattttggcccattcctcctgacagagctggtgtaaatgagtcaagtttgtaggcctccttgctcgcacacactttcagttctgcccacaaattttctataggattgaggtcagggctttgatggccactcctccaatataccttgactttgttgtccttaagccattttgccacaactttggaagtatgcttggggtcatcgtCTATTTGCGACCATCAAGGAGactgtcttgatgttgcttcaatatatccacataattttcctgcctcatgatgccatctattttgtcaagtgcaccagtccctcatgcagcaaagtACCTccaccacatgatgctgccacccagtgcttcacggttgggatggtgttcttcgacttgcaagccttcccctttttcctccaaacataacgatggtcattatggccaaacagttatatttttgttttatcagaccagaggacatttctccaataagtacgatctttgtccccatgtgcagttgcgaactgtagtctggctttttttaatggcggttttggagcagtggcttcttccttgctgagcggccattcaggttatgtcgctataggacttgttttactatgaatatagatacttttgtacccgtttcctccagcatcttcacaaggtcctttgctgctgttctgggattgatttgcacttttcacaccaaagtacgttaatctctaggagacagaacgcgtctccttcctgagcggtatgatggctgcgtggtcccatggtgtttatacttgcgtactattgtttgtaatagatgaatgtggtaccttcaggcctttggaaattgctcccaaggatgaaccatacttgtgggaggtctatgatttttttttttgggagGTCATGGCTAATTTTCCCATGTCATgctaagaggcactgagtttgaaggtaggccttgaaatgcatccacaggtacacctccaattgactgaaatgatgtcaattagcctaacagaagcttctaaagccatgacattttctggaattttccaagctgtttaaaggcacagtcaacttactgtatgtaaacttctgacccactggaattgtgatacagtgaataaatgaaataaatcggtctgtaaacaattgttgggaaaatgacttgtcatgcacaaagtagatgtcctaaccgacttgccaaaactataccgttgaagttgtaagtttatatacacttaggttggagtcattaaaactcatttttcaaccacttcgcacatttcttgttaacaaactatagttttggcaagtcggttaggacatttactttgtgcatgacccaagtaacttttccaacaattgtttacagattatttcacaatgttgttgatctcCTTACCACAGCCACTAAACTAACGGTTTTAAAGACATCATTGGCCTcacggtgaaatccctgagcggtttccttcctctctggcaactgagttagcaagtatctttgtagtgacagggtgtattgatataccatccaaagtggaatgagtaacttcaccatgctcaaagggatattcaatgtctgcattttacatttttacccatctaccaataggtgcccttctttgcgaggcattacaaaacctctggtctttgtggttgaatctgttagaaattcactgctcggctgAAGGatcttacaattatctgtatgtgtggggtacatagacgaggtagtcattaaaaaatcatgttaaacaccatgcaacttattatgtgacttgttaagcaattttcttattttggcttgccataacaaatgggttgaatacttattttcAATTAATCTTtaacattccactttgacattatggggtattgtgtgtaggccagtgacacaatcttaattgaatcaattttaaattcaggctgtaacacactcaaatgtggaaaaagtcaaagggtgtgaataccttctgaaggcactgcatgtgTTTGTTGAGGAGTTCACTATGAATGTGTTTATTTTCCACTTTGAACTTTTCCTGCCATTCACTCAGTTATTTTCACTCGCCTCGCTGGTCCCTTCATTTTAGAATTCTTCCGCATTTATGCGAAGTTATGGGATTTCAAAATATTAATGTCTTGACCTGGGTACTACAGAGACCTTGCCCATATGTAGGAAGTAACATTCAACATATCTATGCATTCTATTGTATTAGGTATAAAACGTTAAGCTGTATTCGTATGTTCCCCAGACCGGCCCAATGTGCAGGACCATGAACTTGTGGAGCGACTGCAGCAGCCGTACGTGGACGCACTTCGTTCTTACATCATGATCAAGAGACCAAACGTGAGTGCTCTAGTTCTGATTTAACTTGCACAAGCCACCATGTGTAGGTTGAGGATGTTTCAGTTTTCACATACACACTTGAGTCCGCGTCGAGTTGAATCCTATTTTCAATTCCAGTCCGTAcagaaaatgtattgaaattcAGGTCATGAGTGGGAAAATCCAAATTGAAAGTAATAGTAAAAtgttaggtttaaaaatataaaatgtaatgGTCCCCGACCCTGAATGATGAGTGGGGTTACATTAATCTCTCTTCCTTCTAGGATCACCTGATGTTTCCACGCATGCTCATGAAGCTGGTCAGCCTCCGCACCCTCAGCAGCGTCCACTCTGAGCAGGTCTTCGCCCTACGCCTCCAGGACAAGAAGCTCCCGCCGCTGTTATCTGAAATCTGGGACGTCCACGAGTGACTTCGCCGACACCCTTGCGGAACTCTGCCGCGCTCCGCAAACCTGCGTACTGGGATGGACAGAAACATTGGGTTTGTCTTTCGAGTGTCGAAAAAAAGACTTGAATGAAGCGATGCCTCCCAGGATACCCAAACACGGCGGATCAAACCTACAGCTCGGTTGCCAGATTGAATCAGTTGCCAGATTGGAGAaaggtttttttttcttctacatcTTCTATGCAGTTTGGGAGGATAGTGATGGCCCGCTGTACTGCAGACTGGGACACTAATCTCATGGGGAGGTTGGGGCAAAGAAATAGAATGAACAAttatattcattctatttctatgggttgAGGATTGTGCACACCTGATTTCTCTCCCTCGCCCATTTTGTTATTGAAGGTGAGACGGGCTTGTGGTGAGGTTGTGCTGTCATGGTCAGTGTGGCTCAGACTTGCTAGCCAGTGTTCACCATTACATCTACTGATATGTTGATAGGCCAATTACGTGACTATCTATAATGACAATTGCCATGATGCTTTGAAGGTTTTGGCaatgcccccccaccccccaacccAAGTCCACATCATGGATGATAACCCCAAATAAACAGAAGACGTTATAGCCCCGTGTTGCAATGGGATAGGAAACAGAGGTATCCTAACTGCTGCCCAATTTTAAACAATGTGTCTTATTGGTGTCCACTGTCCAGATGTATGTTAGAATGGTAGGTCACCTGCTTGATTGTTGTGATTTAGCAGTTTAATAGTCAGCCATCTGATTTGTTCTCCTCGGTGAAGGAACAAGAAAGCAATTCTGATGAATTGTGTTGAATTATTTAAGGTGAAGTGTTGGTATAGAGATGCGTAGCCTACCACTTTCAAGTGCAGGACCCCCACCAACCATTTTGTAAATGCACTCAAACATCGATTTACATGTACAAAGTATATATTAatgacaaaatatatatatatttagtatgCCCACAAGTGAAGACATCCATACAAAATGACTTGTACAATCACTCACTTACGCACAAGCAAGCAgtgaattattattatatatttttttaaagcatcACTGGATATGTGAGGGCCAAGCTGAGGCCTTATACACTGGAACAACCTCAATGCTACGCTAGGGAGTTGTAAGCTTAGGCCAGGGGATAGGCTTCTTTTGAAGCGGCTGGGGGCACAAAAAAAACGGAACTCATCGTGCGGTGTCTGCGTACCCACAATCTCCCCCGCCTACCttgcgagcaaaacattttagtgaccGATTTCCCCCTCCCCAATTTTGCCATAGGCTGGAAGAAAATCTTTGCGGTTTTTAATAACTGATGGTCAATGGGCCCCACACTGgtcagtaattcgaccatgcttACTACAAGCTTAGATGGCTGGCTGCTAGACTAACTTAACACTTTCATTTAGCTGACATGAGCTAATTGACTGCTGATGCATAACCAAATTGCACTTAGAATAGAATATACAAACTCTCagcagtaagttgagaccctgactgaaATTAGTCCGAGGGGCCCGCCAGTTGCAAATCCCTGGTCTAGTTGTATGTACGGTCCTCCCTTCCCCCAAACCAGCATGGTTCCAGACATCTGAGTGGCAATTTCATCCAGATGTTTAAAATGTGCTTTGCATCCCACAATAGTTGGAATAGCAAAATAAGTAAAATTGCGCTCCATGTGTGGGCACTGCAGTACTTTCTGCAACGGTAACATTTTTGGGTTACTCTGACTTTCATGAATAAACCATTGTAAATGCTTACAAGTAATAATGAAATACTTAATAGTTTTTCACTATTTATAAATGGTTGTTCATGAATGGTATAGTCTTACCCATATCTAATAAGATCATAAGATTTCACTCAACAGTCGTCGCCCCCCCCATGATGCTGTTTCTATCAGTCCTTTGTATGACTTTGCTAATGTGACACAGGTTCAGAAGGAAAGCTGTTTTTGATTCGATTCCTGATTGACAGACAGTTTTGTCCATTACTGACCCCACTTTACAACTCAGATCAGTGTGAAATAGAGGAGAGTTGAGGACTCAGACAAAATGGGGAGATTATCATAACAGTTGCACAATATGTCAAAGTAGCACAGAGATAAGGGAGTAAGCTATATGGAACAATTACTAGATGGCGCTTTCAGTAAGAAGAAAATCAATGCAATTATTTAACAAATGTTATATTAGGGTTGGTGGTCTTCTATTTGTAGTCTGTCATCCATCAGGTTTTTATGGCTATTTGTTTGGTTGAGATTGATTGTCTTTGATGGCGCTGACTCATAACCTGAAGATGGTTCTTCTACACACTATTCAAAGGGTTTGCTCTTCCCTGGGCATGCGTGTGTGGAGCCATCTATTTTCAATTACTCTTGAGACTTAAATTGCAAAACCATACAATCCCAGTTTTCCTATTTTTCCTTTCAATATGTAACTCATACCAGCAAATGATTGTCTACATTGAAATTACATCAGTATTTTCAGTCTGAATAGAAAACCTAAGCATTAACACAAGGTATGGTGTCTTAAGTCTAAATTACGTTTTCAGTTGTTTAGAATACACAATGTTAATACTGTAGGTAACTGAAAGTTGACTGTAATAGCATTTACGACCTTCTGGTGTGCAGAACTCATTTCATTCCCTTCTCTACATCTTAAAGGGTGAAGCTGTAAACCATATTGACATAGAAATGCAAACTTATTTGAATATTTTTTGAACACTTTAAGACCATGTATATTCTGCTTTATATGTATAAATTAAAACCTGAAAGATATTGTAGCCTATTGCCAGATTATATATTTGTGTACCAACTGAAACCAAAAACCACTAATATTTCTGATTTGGAATTATTACAATTTCAAAGTGATTTAAGCTTATACAAAATAAATGCTTTATTGTAATTAGTTCTCTTAAATATATCACAGCCAGTAAAATAAATGGTGAATTTATTTACCCACTTGTTTGGGTGTTCTGTTGTCAAATAGAGCAGTCAACAGTTGTGGCTATTTATTCATTTTTATCAGAAGAGCTTGGAATCTCTACCATGACAAGTATTTACTTTATTACACAGCGGGCTTCATGCAATTTATAGTTCTAGTCCTTTCGGGGTCTATTATTTTCTTGTCATTTAAATGATATGCTTAGTGACAATTCCcaaatatactgaacagaaataaactcaacatgtaaagtgttggtttcatgagctgaaataaatgttcccagaaatgttccatgtgcacaaaagcttatttctctcaaatgttgtgcaaaaatgtgtttacatccctgttacggagcatttctcctttgccaagataatccatccacgtgacaggtgtggcatatcaagaagctgattaaatagcatgatcattacactggtgcaccatgtgctggggacaaaaggccactctaaaatgtgcagttttgtcaacacaatgccacagatgtctcaaggtttgagggagtgtgcaattggcatgctgactgcaagaatgtccaccagaactgaatgttcatttctctagcataagccgcctccaatgttgttttagagaatttgtcagtatgtccaattgacctcacaactgcagaccatgtgtaacaaagCCATCCCAggacatccagcttcttcacctgtgggatcgtctgagactagccacccggacagctgattaaactggagtatctctctctgtactaaagcccttttgtgaggaaaaactaattctgattggctaggcctggctccccagtggttgggcctatgccctctgactcacccatggctgcgcccctgcccagtcatgtgaaatgaaTATATTTAGTTAATTGATTTCCTTATGGACTGTAAcgcaaaatcttttaaattgttgcatttatatttttgttcagtatacattgtaACTATGACTGAAGGTACACTAAGCAAGTTTTAGTTGCTAATAAATTCAGTGTTGGTGACGTTTTCTTAAACTGTACAATCCTTGAATTTCTGGACAATATTTCTGGCCATTTAGGGGACCTTTTCTGTCCATTAACTCATTTAATTGGATGTCAAGGCCCTGTATTTAAGACAACAAATCCACCCAATGTGGCACAATGCAGTCCCTCATTGAAATTGATGCAAATGGATACAAATAAACttcagaattgcattgggggcatactggtatttcactgtacagccttacctatggattggggatcaatgaaatggggtgtCAGTTTACTCTGTGACAcctacagaacacaactgtgaaggtttacacaaatattagtgtcgtagctcttattgtgggactttgactgtgggaaatcacctccccagtcagcctatt
It encodes:
- the LOC106561932 gene encoding oxysterols receptor LXR-alpha isoform X1, which codes for MSTLSGTDITDVGHGEVFDGAPELQLDCLCSGDDHSSAEMKHEGNLLPLEPPRHAGFSSPPQKGPSSLAEKNSPLLMEPSNIKADPAGDMPANTEGQPVKRKKGPAPKMLGNEVCSVCGDKASGFHYNVLSCEGCKGFFRRSVIKSAQYSCKNNGRCEMDMYMRRKCQQCRLRKCREAGMLEQCVLSEEQIRVKKMKKNEEETARTSTVVTPTPVPEVVPLAPEQLEMIEKLVAMQKQCNKRSFIDRPKVTVIPWPQSQDPQNREVRQQRFAHFTELAIMSVQEIVDFAKQLPGFLELTREDQIALLKTSTIEIMLLETSRRYNPAIESITFLKDFSYNKEDFAKAGLQLEFINPIFEFSKGMNDLHLDEAEYALLIAINIFSAGQRSSDRPNVQDHELVERLQQPYVDALRSYIMIKRPNDHLMFPRMLMKLVSLRTLSSVHSEQVFALRLQDKKLPPLLSEIWDVHE
- the LOC106561932 gene encoding oxysterols receptor LXR-alpha isoform X3 yields the protein MSTLSGTDITDVGHGEVFDGAPELQLDCLCSGDDHSSAEMKHEGNLLPLEPPRHAGFSSPPQKGPSSLAEKNSPLLMEPSNIKADPAGDMPANTEGQPVKRKKGPAPKMLGNEVCSVCGDKASGFHYNVLSCEGCKGFFRRSVIKSAQYSCKNNGRCEMDMYMRRKCQQCRLRKCREAGMLEQCVLSEEQIRVKKMKKNEEETARTSTVVTPTPVPEVVPLAPEQLEMIEKLVAMQKQCNKRSFIDRPKVTVIPWPQSQDPQNREVRQQRFAHFTELAIMSVQEIVDFAKQLPGFLELTREDQIALLKTSTIEIMLLETSRRYNPAIESITFLKDFSYNKEDFAKAGLQLEFINPIFEFSKGMNDLHLDEAEYALLIAINIFSADRPNVQDHELVERLQQPYVDALRSYIMIKRPNDHLMFPRMLMKLVSLRTLSSVHSEQVFALRLQDKKLPPLLSEIWDVHE
- the LOC106561932 gene encoding oxysterols receptor LXR-alpha isoform X2, whose amino-acid sequence is MSTLSGTDITDVGHGEVFDGAPELQLDCLCSGDDHSSAEMKHEGNLLPLEPPRHAGFSSPPQKGPSSLAEKNSPLLMEPSNIKADPAGDMPANTEGQPVKRKKGPAPKMLGNEVCSVCGDKASGFHYNVLSCEGCKGFFRRSVIKSAQYSCKNNGRCEMDMYMRRKCQQCRLRKCREAGMLEQCVLSEEQIRVKKMKKNEEETARTSTVVTPTPVPEVVPLAPEQLEMIEKLVAMQKQCNKRSFIDRPKVTPWPQSQDPQNREVRQQRFAHFTELAIMSVQEIVDFAKQLPGFLELTREDQIALLKTSTIEIMLLETSRRYNPAIESITFLKDFSYNKEDFAKAGLQLEFINPIFEFSKGMNDLHLDEAEYALLIAINIFSAGQRSSDRPNVQDHELVERLQQPYVDALRSYIMIKRPNDHLMFPRMLMKLVSLRTLSSVHSEQVFALRLQDKKLPPLLSEIWDVHE
- the LOC106561932 gene encoding oxysterols receptor LXR-alpha isoform X4; the encoded protein is MSTLSGTDITDVGHGEVFDGAPELQLDCLCSGDDHSSAEMKHEGNLLPLEPPRHAGFSSPPQKGPSSLAEKNSPLLMEPSNIKADPAGDMPANTEGQPVKRKKGPAPKMLGNEVCSVCGDKASGFHYNVLSCEGCKGFFRRSVIKSAQYSCKNNGRCEMDMYMRRKCQQCRLRKCREAGMLEQCVLSEEQIRVKKMKKNEEETARTSTVVTPTPVPEVVPLAPEQLEMIEKLVAMQKQCNKRSFIDRPKVTPWPQSQDPQNREVRQQRFAHFTELAIMSVQEIVDFAKQLPGFLELTREDQIALLKTSTIEIMLLETSRRYNPAIESITFLKDFSYNKEDFAKAGLQLEFINPIFEFSKGMNDLHLDEAEYALLIAINIFSADRPNVQDHELVERLQQPYVDALRSYIMIKRPNDHLMFPRMLMKLVSLRTLSSVHSEQVFALRLQDKKLPPLLSEIWDVHE
- the LOC106561932 gene encoding oxysterols receptor LXR-alpha isoform X5, translating into MKHEGNLLPLEPPRHAGFSSPPQKGPSSLAEKNSPLLMEPSNIKADPAGDMPANTEGQPVKRKKGPAPKMLGNEVCSVCGDKASGFHYNVLSCEGCKGFFRRSVIKSAQYSCKNNGRCEMDMYMRRKCQQCRLRKCREAGMLEQCVLSEEQIRVKKMKKNEEETARTSTVVTPTPVPEVVPLAPEQLEMIEKLVAMQKQCNKRSFIDRPKVTVIPWPQSQDPQNREVRQQRFAHFTELAIMSVQEIVDFAKQLPGFLELTREDQIALLKTSTIEIMLLETSRRYNPAIESITFLKDFSYNKEDFAKAGLQLEFINPIFEFSKGMNDLHLDEAEYALLIAINIFSAGQRSSDRPNVQDHELVERLQQPYVDALRSYIMIKRPNDHLMFPRMLMKLVSLRTLSSVHSEQVFALRLQDKKLPPLLSEIWDVHE